One window of the Thermococcus sp. P6 genome contains the following:
- a CDS encoding PRC-barrel domain-containing protein, whose product MVMRLSKLYGKQIYDTKGYYVGYTDEVLIEIDRGRGKVLALGLPGEKVGIPYDKVTAIGDIILVKARE is encoded by the coding sequence ATGGTGATGCGCCTTTCAAAGCTCTACGGGAAGCAGATATACGACACCAAGGGTTACTACGTGGGCTACACGGACGAGGTTCTAATCGAGATAGACCGGGGCAGGGGAAAGGTGCTCGCCCTCGGCCTCCCCGGCGAGAAGGTGGGGATTCCCTACGACAAGGTCACGGCGATAGGCGACATAATCCTCGTAAAGGCCCGGGAGTGA